One window from the genome of Clarias gariepinus isolate MV-2021 ecotype Netherlands chromosome 15, CGAR_prim_01v2, whole genome shotgun sequence encodes:
- the LOC128543166 gene encoding afadin- and alpha-actinin-binding protein-like isoform X2 — protein MPPSRPYTHSIRPPLPFRAYNGSSVFCTGENVTECMEYISNALSSLGLPSTQIDSNRNQELDLILILNNMYDLLQLHQFAMGGVEEQEVVQLKDQLELSNKDNDKLRKREQHLEANIKSLQRCLRSEKEEVQKLQNIIASRATQYNHSMKRKEREFSRLKEHLSQLLTDKKDPKQRMEVLNYVERSDGRRGPRKTGRTDSRTLLNEFDKRQRDLMMENYELKKVLQQMKQEMVLILSSRNHVQRQEQCTEFTDQHIADEEETSFKGTLDMSCEHAREKLTNSIRQQWRKVKDHMESLDNKAVVLQLGKGVNDEMISKHVHQEETERLKMEIQQCMDFIQTQQQLLQQQLNTPCDEETAAVLNDCYMLEEKERLKEEWRTFEEQRKTFEMERRSFTEAAIRLGNERKIFEEDRATWLKHQFLNMTFTEQMRTHNVISEYSGQEQKHISAPKTPL, from the exons ATGCCTCCCTCAAGGCCATACACCCACTCCATTAGGCCACCTCTGCCTTTTCGAGCTTATAATGGTTCCAGTGTCTTCTGTACTGGGGAAAATGTCACAGAGTGCATGGAGTACATCAGTAAT GCGCTGTCGTCTCTGGGTTTGCCATCAACTCAAATAGACTCCAATAGAAATCAAGAACTTGATCTTATTTTGATCCTAAATAACATGTATGATCTGCTACAGCTCCATCAGTTTGCAATGGGAGGTGTGGAGGAACAGGAAGTCGTGCAACTCAAG GACCAGCTCGAGCTTTCCAATAAGGACAATGACAAATTACGTAAACGGGAACAGCACTTAGAAGCTAACATAAAGTCTTTGCAAAGATGCTTGAGAAGTGAAAAAGAGGAG GTTCAAAAGCTTCAGAACATCATCGCAAGCCGAGCCACGCAGTACAACCACAGCAtgaagaggaaagagagagagttcagCAGGCTTAAAGAGCACCTCAGTCAGTTACTCACTGACAAGAAGGATCCAAAACAGA GGATGGAGGTTTTGAATTATGTTGAGAGGTCTGATGGCAGGAGAGGTCCACGGAAAACTGGAAGAACAGATTCAAG GACTCTTCTGAACGAGTTTGACAAACGCCAAAGGGACCTAATGATGGAAAATTACGAGCTGAAAAAAGTGCTCCAGCAAATGAAACAGGAAATGGTGCTGATATTAAGTTCAAGGAACCACGTCCAAAGACAGGAGCAATGCACTGAGTTCACAGATCAG CATATAGCTGATGAAGAGGAGACATCTTTTAAGGGGACTTTGGATATGTCATGTGAACACGCTCGAGAGAAGCTTACCAACAGCATTCGGCAGCAGTGGAGAAAAGTCAAAGATCATATGGAAAGCCTTGACAACAAAG CGGTGGTGTTGCAGTTGGGAAAGGGGGTCAACGACGAGATGATCTCAAAGCATGTCCATCAGGAAGAAACCGAGAGACTCAAAATGGAGATCCAGCAATGCATGGACTTTATTCAGACTCAGCAGCAGCTCTTGCAG CAACAGCTTAACACTCCGTGTGATGAGGAGACTGCAGCAGTCCTGAATGACTGCTACATGTTAGAAGAGAAAGAGCGCCTAAAAGAGGAATGGAGAACTTTTGAGGAGCAGAGGAAGACCTTTGAAATGGAGAGGAGGAGCTTTACAGAGGCAGCCATTCGATTGGGGAATGAG AGGAAGATATTTGAGGAAGATCGCGCCACCTGGCTGAAACACCAGTTTTTGAACATGACATTCACCGAGCAGATGAGGACACACAATGTCATATCAGAAT ATTCTGGTCAAGAACAGAAACATATTTCAGCTCCGAAAACACCCCTCTAG
- the LOC128543166 gene encoding afadin- and alpha-actinin-binding protein-like isoform X1 — translation MPPSRPYTHSIRPPLPFRAYNGSSVFCTGENVTECMEYISNALSSLGLPSTQIDSNRNQELDLILILNNMYDLLQLHQFAMGGVEEQEVVQLKDQLELSNKDNDKLRKREQHLEANIKSLQRCLRSEKEEVQKLQNIIASRATQYNHSMKRKEREFSRLKEHLSQLLTDKKDPKQRMEVLNYVERSDGRRGPRKTGRTDSRHETEMCRTLLNEFDKRQRDLMMENYELKKVLQQMKQEMVLILSSRNHVQRQEQCTEFTDQHIADEEETSFKGTLDMSCEHAREKLTNSIRQQWRKVKDHMESLDNKAVVLQLGKGVNDEMISKHVHQEETERLKMEIQQCMDFIQTQQQLLQQQLNTPCDEETAAVLNDCYMLEEKERLKEEWRTFEEQRKTFEMERRSFTEAAIRLGNERKIFEEDRATWLKHQFLNMTFTEQMRTHNVISEYSGQEQKHISAPKTPL, via the exons ATGCCTCCCTCAAGGCCATACACCCACTCCATTAGGCCACCTCTGCCTTTTCGAGCTTATAATGGTTCCAGTGTCTTCTGTACTGGGGAAAATGTCACAGAGTGCATGGAGTACATCAGTAAT GCGCTGTCGTCTCTGGGTTTGCCATCAACTCAAATAGACTCCAATAGAAATCAAGAACTTGATCTTATTTTGATCCTAAATAACATGTATGATCTGCTACAGCTCCATCAGTTTGCAATGGGAGGTGTGGAGGAACAGGAAGTCGTGCAACTCAAG GACCAGCTCGAGCTTTCCAATAAGGACAATGACAAATTACGTAAACGGGAACAGCACTTAGAAGCTAACATAAAGTCTTTGCAAAGATGCTTGAGAAGTGAAAAAGAGGAG GTTCAAAAGCTTCAGAACATCATCGCAAGCCGAGCCACGCAGTACAACCACAGCAtgaagaggaaagagagagagttcagCAGGCTTAAAGAGCACCTCAGTCAGTTACTCACTGACAAGAAGGATCCAAAACAGA GGATGGAGGTTTTGAATTATGTTGAGAGGTCTGATGGCAGGAGAGGTCCACGGAAAACTGGAAGAACAGATTCAAG ACATGAAACTGAAATGTGCAGGACTCTTCTGAACGAGTTTGACAAACGCCAAAGGGACCTAATGATGGAAAATTACGAGCTGAAAAAAGTGCTCCAGCAAATGAAACAGGAAATGGTGCTGATATTAAGTTCAAGGAACCACGTCCAAAGACAGGAGCAATGCACTGAGTTCACAGATCAG CATATAGCTGATGAAGAGGAGACATCTTTTAAGGGGACTTTGGATATGTCATGTGAACACGCTCGAGAGAAGCTTACCAACAGCATTCGGCAGCAGTGGAGAAAAGTCAAAGATCATATGGAAAGCCTTGACAACAAAG CGGTGGTGTTGCAGTTGGGAAAGGGGGTCAACGACGAGATGATCTCAAAGCATGTCCATCAGGAAGAAACCGAGAGACTCAAAATGGAGATCCAGCAATGCATGGACTTTATTCAGACTCAGCAGCAGCTCTTGCAG CAACAGCTTAACACTCCGTGTGATGAGGAGACTGCAGCAGTCCTGAATGACTGCTACATGTTAGAAGAGAAAGAGCGCCTAAAAGAGGAATGGAGAACTTTTGAGGAGCAGAGGAAGACCTTTGAAATGGAGAGGAGGAGCTTTACAGAGGCAGCCATTCGATTGGGGAATGAG AGGAAGATATTTGAGGAAGATCGCGCCACCTGGCTGAAACACCAGTTTTTGAACATGACATTCACCGAGCAGATGAGGACACACAATGTCATATCAGAAT ATTCTGGTCAAGAACAGAAACATATTTCAGCTCCGAAAACACCCCTCTAG